CGGCTACCGATGGCAGTTACGCATCGGCGAGCGATCCCCGGCTGGTTTTTGGTCTGGGCAAACAGGAACCCGGTAAGTACCGCGTCGATGTCGTCTGGCCTGACCGGCAACGCGAACACTGGCGCAGGCTTGATGCCGGTCGTTATCACACCCTGAGAAAAGGCAGCGGGGCCAGCGGCGAATGAGCGGGTGGCTGCATCGGCGCCATCGTACGGCCGCCGTCTCCCTGGCGGCTTTGGTTTTGTTATGGCTGGCGGGCTTTTTGCTGCCGCCAGGCAACGCCATGGCCCAGCCCCGGGCAGAAATACCCTGGCCGGACCTAGGTTCCTTCGAACCGTCCGTCGCCGAGGCGTTGCACGATGGCCGGCAGGCACTGGGGCGGGCGCTCAGCGCGGCCTCGTCTGAGCAGCAAAGCGGCGCCGCCTATGGCGAACTTGGCAGGCTCTATCTCGCGCATCATCTGATGTATGCGGCCGAAGCCGCCTTCTTGCGTGCAGTCACCAGCGATCCGAAAGATTTCCGCTGGAACTACTTGCTGGGCTACGTCCTGCAGGAACAGGGCAGCCCCGCCGAGGCGGTTCGCTGGTATCGCCAAGCGCTGTTGATCGACCCGGCTTATAGCCCTGCGGTCTTCCGGCTGGCGCAAAGCGAGCTAAGCGATGGCCGCGAGTCGGCCGCGAAAAAAAGTCTTGAGTCATTGCTGAGCCACCAGCCGGAGCACGTCGCCGCGTTGGCCGGCCTTGCCCGGATCGCGATCAGGCAGCGTGATTACCCGCGGGCGATCGCGCTGCTCGGCAGGGCTTTGCAGCTAAACCCGGCGGCGAATCAGTTGCATTACCCGCTGGCCCAGGCGCTCAGGCAAACGGGCCAGGAGCAGGCAGCGAAAAGACAGCTGGCGCTGGCCGGACAGACGCGACCGCCGGTAGCCGACCCGCTGCTGGCGGCCGTGGAGGCGTTGTCGCGCAGCAGTCAGCTCTACCTCGAACGCGGTCTCGCGCTGTTGCATGCCGGCAAAGACTCCATGGCCGTGGCCCAGATCGAAAGAGCGCTGGCGTTGAACCCGGACGATGCCTATGCCCTGGCCACGCTGGGCCAGGCCTTGCAACTGGCCGGCCGCATCGATGAAGGAGCGATCGCCTTTGAGCGCGCATTGACGCTGGGACTCGATGATCCAACCGTACACTACCGCTACGGGATGGTCTTGGAATTGCTGGGACGGCAAGACAGCGCAGACCAACAATATGCGGAAGCGCTGTTACTCGATGACAGCTTGCGCGAAGCGCGGTTGATGCTTGCCAACAGCCTGATGCGCGCGGGACGATACGCCGATGCCGGGACCCATTATCAATTATTGGCGGCGGCCGATACTGCCACTGCGGTGTTCTGGTATCGTCTCGCGCTGGCGAGTCTGGCGCAGCGCGATTGCCCGGCGGCGATTGCCGCGCTCGACCGGGCGCTCGCGATCGCGCCCGCGGATGGCGGCCCGCTCCAGTCGCTGGCGCGTGCCTATTCGGTCTGCACGCAGGTTACCGAGGAGCAGAGACAGCGGGCGCTGGAGCTGGCGCACGTGATCCACGACGCCCGCCCGGGTATCGATACGCTGGAAACGCTGGCGATGGCCAGCGCCGCCAACCGGTCCTTTGCAGAGGCGCAGGCCTTTCAGGCCCGGGCCATGCTAAAGCTCCAGCAAACGCCGGGCAGCGATGGTAAGCGGCGCATCGATCATCTGCGTTCGGTTCTCACGCGCTACGAGAACGGGTTGCTGGCGGTAATTGCTTACTCCCCGGGTGACCCGGTCATGAATCCGCAGGTGCGCCGGCGATAAGCTTATTTTCGGTAATCCAGCGGCGGCTCGCGGTCACCGAGCAACGGTTCATATATGAAATCGTCGCCGCGTTGTTCCTGAAACTCTTTTTGGACTCGGGCCAGCAACGCCGGATCGGCATACAGGTCTGTGGCAGTCAGCGCCAGGGTCTTGGCTGCCACCTGGACGCCCTTGATGCCGATGCTGGTGCCGCCGGCCGCTACCGCCTGCCAGGAGTGAGAGGCAGTGCCGGGCACCCAGGTCGCGACACGTAGCTCGACGGTCGGTACATTCCAGCTGACATCGCCAACGTCGGTCGATCCGACCGTGTTTTCCAGCCTGATCGGCATGATCGTGGCTTCGCTGCCCAAGGCATGTTCCGGTTGGTCCAGCGTGGAATAGATAGTCTCGGCATAATCCTTTTCTTTCGCGTTGTAGCTAATTCCACCGACCTTTTCCAGGTTTTTCTGCATGCTTTCGGCCAGTGTCCGGTTGTACAACAGGGCGTGATTGCCATGGATGATTTCGCGGTCCATCGTGGTGCCGGTTCCCATCGCGGCCGCTCGGGCCGCTGCTTCAACCCGTTCCCAAATTCGCAACAGCATGCGTGCGTCCGGATGGCGCACGTAATAATAGACCTCGGCAAAATCGGGAACGACATTGGGTGCATGGCCACCGGCCGTGATCACGTAATGGATACGGGTTTCCTGCGGCACATGCTCGCGCATCAGGTTAGTCATGAAATTAAAGGCTTCAACGGCATCCAGCGCCGAGCGTGCTTTTTCCGGCGCTGACGCCGCGTGCGCGGAAATTCCATGGAAGCGGAATTTGGCCGAACGGTTGGCCAGCGAAGAATAACCCCGCACCCGGGATTCGTCATCCGGGTGCCAGGCGAGCACCGCATCGACATCGTCGAACAGCCCTTCACGCACCATGTAAACCTTGCCCGAACCCCCTTCCTCAGCCGGCGTGCCATAAAGCCGCACGGTACCTTGGCTACCGGTTTGCTCCAGCCAGTGCTTCACGGCGATGGCCGCGCCAACCGCTGCCGTCCCCAGCAGGTGGTGACCGCAGGCATGGCTGCCGGCCTGGCCCGGGATTTTTTGGCGAAGCGGGGACGCGGTCTGGGTGATGCCGGGGAGGGCGTCGTATTCGGCCAGGAAAGCGATCACCGGCCCGCCCGAGCCGGCGCTGGCGACGAAGGCGGTCGGGATACCGGCGATGCCGGTTTCCAATTCAAACCCGGCCTCGGCCAATGTCGTTTGCAACAGCGCGCTGCTTTTTTCCTCGAGATAACCCAGCTCGGCAAAGTGCCAGATCCGGTTTGCCAGCTCGCTGTGCGCATCGTAACGCGCGTCGGTGAAGGCGATCAGGTCGGGTTCCGTATGACCGGGTGCCGATACCAGGAAAAGCAGGCTCAGGACCGTGGCAACAACAAGGGTTTTGGTCATCTTCTGGCATCCATTTCAAGCAAAAGGGCAGGGAACTCTAGCAGACCCGGGCTCGGCTCACCCAACCGCGCCGGCCTTTTTTTTGTCAATCATCTGCTGCAAGTGTTTACGCCATTCGCGGTAGCGATCATTGATCGCGATCGCATTATCGGCAGCCGGTACAAACTCGTCATCTACCGATAACACCGGCAACGCCGGGTTGGCGAGGCGGGCGCCGCCATAGGCAGTTGCCTGCAGGTTCGTCGAACGCCGCACAGGTACGCCGCTCACGTCGGCAATCCGCTGCAACAAGCCATCGAGTTCCGCCAGGCCACCGCTGGCAATAATATTTTTTACTCCCGGCATGCAGCTTTCCATGGCCTGTAAATTGGCCTCGACCAGGAACGCGATGCTCTCGATGACCGCGACCGCTTGCTCGCCGGTGTCGCCATTGCCGATAAACACCGATTCCGCGTCGCTGACCCAGAACGGCGCGGCCAGGCCACCGATTGCGTTCACGAATAACGGCGGATTGGCCTTATTCGCCAGCCACTTCGGCAGTTGGGCGAACAGTTCGTCCTCGCCGATCTGCCGTGAATCGGCGAACCAGCTCAGTGCGGCGCCGGCGCCGTTGATCGTGCCTTCGAGCGCGAACATCGATTGGTGCCCATCTTGTAGCAATACACTGCGCAGCAATCCCTCGCAGACCAGGTATTCCGCCATCGGCCGTTGCAGGAAGGCGCCGGTCCCCAGGTTGAGAAAGAGTTGGTCCACCGGGTTGTCGGAGAAGGCGAACGGCACCGCCGATTGATCGCCGGTAACGACGGTCAGCGGCACCGATGTGCCGCCGAGCCGCAGATCGCACCAGGCATAGCGATTCGGTTGGATCGCCGGTAGCAGCGCCCCGTCGATGGCGAATGCGTTCAGCAATCGCGATGACCATTGACCGGTTCGGATATCCCACAGCAAGGTGCGCGAGGCATTGCATGGATCGACGGCGAAGACCTCTCCCCGGCTCAGGCTGAACAAGATGAAGCTGGCGAGAGGGCCGATGGCCAGGTCGTTCTCCTGCCTGGCTGATTTCACATCGGCGAGATGATCGAGACACCAGCGCAGCTTGCTCGCGCCATAATGAGGAGAGCGGGGCAGGCCGGAGATTTCCGCTACCTCCGGCTTACTCAGTGAAAGGCCTTCCAGGCTTTTCGCGGCCCGCGTGTCCTGCCAGGAGATAACGGGTGAAAGCGGGGTGCCCGTTTTTTTCGACCAGCACACGATGCTGGACCGCTGTGTGCATAAGGCCGCGCTGTGGACCTTCGCTGTCTTCGTGCCCAATTGAGCAGCAAGCCGATCGAGGCACTCGGCCACGGATGCGACCAGCTTGCCTGGGTCATGCTCGACTCTCCTGGGCGACGGATGGCTGGTGCCGATCTCGACTTCGTGCTCGGCGGCCGTATTTCCGTTTTCATCGAATACCAGCGCACGGGTCGCATGTCCGCCTTGATCGAGTACCAACGTCCACCGGCGGTCGTTAAGGTCGCTGGCCACTGTCTTGATCGTCGTTTGCCAGGAATTCCCCGATGAAATTCGTTTCCACCAGGTCTATGCCACGATCGAATAATTCCATTGCCTGTTGTCGTGTCTTGACGTCATAAACGACCCAGCGCCATTTTACCCTCGAGGGTAATTTTTGCTGAACGATCCTGGAGTGTTTTACAAACAGGTAGTCGGGTTGCAGATCGGTTGCAGCACCCAGGGATTGTGCATTGAATGCGCTTACGACCCAGCCGGTTTGTTTGGCGCCTCGGGTTTTCGCCATCGATACTGCCTCCGGGTCGAAGGAAATAATCACGCCGCGAGTACCTAGCTGATCGGCCAGCGGCAAGATCGCATCGATACAGCGGTCTTTGCCAAATCGCAAAATGCTGGCACGTTTGATTTCCACAAAAACCTGGCCCGCAAAAGTATCCAGCATGGCGACGACCTCCGCCAGGGACGGGACCATGGAATCGGCGAAGCGATCGCCAAATCGTCTGGGTTCGCCGACGGACAGATTGCGAACTTCATCCGCACCCAGTTCAAACAGATCCTCGTCACTCGTCCCGGTGCGCCGAGTGGTTTGATCGTGAATCACCATCGGCACCTGGTCGCGGGTTAACTGCACGTCGAACTCGAGATTGCCTGCACCGGCGTCTATAGCCGCACAAAAACCGGCCAGCGTATTTTCCGGGTAACTTGATGGCCACCCGCGATGCGCCACCAGGCTTTTGGGGTCAAGCGTCATTGCAGCAGCGAGGCGTTCCCGCACAGGCCAAGAATAATTGCGCGTGCGTTTGCGGGTTTATCGAGCAGATCGCGCATCGCGCTGATCACTGGAAAATCGTCGAACTCGATCAATTGGTGCTCGTCGAGCATTTGCAGCGCGTGAAACCCCTCGCCGCGAATATTGGTCCCGCTCGCCAGCAACTCATCGGTCTGACCGGCGGCCAGTTTCATGCCGGCGTTGCGATGGTGGGAGCCTGAACTGGTCGCCGTCGTGATCAGGTCGCCGGCGCCGGGCAGGCCGTACACGGTCTTGGCCTCGCCGCCGAATTTCTGCACGATCCGCGCCAGTTCGTTCAATGCGGCGGCCAGCAAAAAACCGCGGATGTTATCCCCCAGGCCCAGCCCGTCTGCCGCTCCGATAAGCGGGACATAGACATTTTTCAGAATGACCGCCCACGATGCACCGATTACATCGCGGCTGCCCGATACGTGCAGATGACTGCCGGCAAACAGATCGAGAACCAGCGAAATAACCGGCTCGGTTCGTGAAGCGACCGCGGCAAAACCGGGCAGGCCGGCGAGCAGGTTCTCGGCGATCATGGGTCCATAGAGCACGCCGAATTGTCGCTCATCGCCAAAAACAGCCTGCATGATGTCCGCGGGCGTATGGCCGTCGGCGTCGAGCCCCTTGGCAATGGTCAGGCAGGCCACATCATGCGGCGCTGCCTGATGGACTCTTTCAGCGATTTCCCGATGGGGGCTGGTGGGGATGGCGAACAGAATCAGATCGCATCCTGCCTCAAACATTTCCTCGAGAGGAATATTTTCCACCCCGGTATCCAGGTCTTTTTCCCAGATCGATATGCGGTGTCTTGGCACGAGGGCGGACTCGAGCGCGCGGCCGATTTCACCGTGACCCAGCATGACGATTTCACGTTGGCCCATAGCTATTCCCTTTACCGACGTTCCAGGCGATCAATAGTAAACGTTGAGCGTACCGAATAGGTAGTCCGGCAGATGGCCGCGGATATTGATGTCCGTCAGGCGCGTCTGGATTTGGTCGCTGGTTTGAGCAACGCGACCAGCGATTTCAGCTCATCGCTAAGCAGCCGGGGCCTGGCGATGCCAAATCCCTGTACATAATCGACGCCGATTTCCTTCAAGTGCGCTTTTATGGAATTGTTTTCCACGTATTCGGCGATAGTCTGCAGGCCCATCGCATGGCTCATCCGGGTAATGGCTTCGACGATCGCACTGGAAGCCTCGTCATCGAGAATTTCCGTGATGAACTGGCCATCGATTTTCAGGAAATCGATGGGTAGTGTCTTGAGGTAGGAAAAGGAACTCAGGCCGGCGCCGAAATCGTCGAGTGAAAAATGACAGCCGATCTTTCTCAGCGCAACCATGAATTTTGCAGCGCGATTCATATCGAGGATTGCCGCTGTTTCTGTTACCTCAAAGCAAATTGCTTGCGGGGGAATGTCGGCCCGCACGAATTCGCCGGCGACGAAATCCAGAAAACCGCTGTCGCAAAGCGACTGACCGGACAAGTTGATCGCGAACAGGCTTTTCGATTCGGTGAGTACTGTGCGATGTTTGCCAAGCAGATCCAGAGTTTGCCGGATCACCCAACGATCGATCGCGGGCATCAGCCGGCTGTGTTCGGCGTGCGACAGGAATTCGCTGGGTGAAATCGGCTTGCCATCGTGGTCTATGCCGCGCAGCAGGATTTCAAAATGCGGACTTTTGCCGCGCCCCTTTAACGGCTCGATACGCTGGCAGTAGAGATAGAAATTATCATCGCGTAACGCCTGTTGGATGCCCTCGATACCCTGCATGCGTTCCAGGCTGTTCAGCAGCATGGCATCGTGATGCTGGTACAAAGCGACCCGGTCGCGGCCACGATCCTTGGCGACGATGCAGGCGATTTTTGCCGCCGCCATGGCGCTTTCGACCGTGTCCGAGTCGGCGGCCAGCCGCGCTACGCCGATGCTGACGGTCAGCTTGATGGGGCGGTCATCCCAGATGATGCTCAGATCGCCGATAGCGCGCCGAATATCCTGGCCGATGCACCACCCCTGATCCAGCGAGCAGTCGCCGATCAGGATGCCGTATTCGTCGTCGCCGATTCGCGCCACCGGGCCGATCTCGTCAAGGTCTGCGGACAACAGCAATGCGACCTGCTGGATCGCTTCGTCGCAGGCCTGGTGGCCGAGCGATTCCGCGATGATATGCGTTTCGTCCAGATCCAGGTGGAGCAGGCAATGGTTGGCCGACTTGCTGTTCTTGCCGGACACCGCCCTTTCGAGACGGTATTCGAACTCCATGCGGTTGATCAGGCCGGTCAGATTGTCATGGCGTGCTTGCATGATCCTGGCAATATTGGCGGCGATGGCCTGCAAAAGAGTCTGT
Above is a genomic segment from Pseudomonadota bacterium containing:
- a CDS encoding tetratricopeptide repeat protein, which produces MSGWLHRRHRTAAVSLAALVLLWLAGFLLPPGNAMAQPRAEIPWPDLGSFEPSVAEALHDGRQALGRALSAASSEQQSGAAYGELGRLYLAHHLMYAAEAAFLRAVTSDPKDFRWNYLLGYVLQEQGSPAEAVRWYRQALLIDPAYSPAVFRLAQSELSDGRESAAKKSLESLLSHQPEHVAALAGLARIAIRQRDYPRAIALLGRALQLNPAANQLHYPLAQALRQTGQEQAAKRQLALAGQTRPPVADPLLAAVEALSRSSQLYLERGLALLHAGKDSMAVAQIERALALNPDDAYALATLGQALQLAGRIDEGAIAFERALTLGLDDPTVHYRYGMVLELLGRQDSADQQYAEALLLDDSLREARLMLANSLMRAGRYADAGTHYQLLAAADTATAVFWYRLALASLAQRDCPAAIAALDRALAIAPADGGPLQSLARAYSVCTQVTEEQRQRALELAHVIHDARPGIDTLETLAMASAANRSFAEAQAFQARAMLKLQQTPGSDGKRRIDHLRSVLTRYENGLLAVIAYSPGDPVMNPQVRRR
- a CDS encoding EAL domain-containing protein, coding for MSDIKKPVVRKKVQLAKRYKELDLICHSNEQILQIRGVQNALKELVERCVDHLDVSLAIVILRDKGINIRRDSATHSLDNAAKVIRELERDLDTWLQAANKNVVVSDRSSARRKEILPGGSCKSLAAPILVSGNKVEGILFVANGPDSADFGKREQTLLQAIAANIARIMQARHDNLTGLINRMEFEYRLERAVSGKNSKSANHCLLHLDLDETHIIAESLGHQACDEAIQQVALLLSADLDEIGPVARIGDDEYGILIGDCSLDQGWCIGQDIRRAIGDLSIIWDDRPIKLTVSIGVARLAADSDTVESAMAAAKIACIVAKDRGRDRVALYQHHDAMLLNSLERMQGIEGIQQALRDDNFYLYCQRIEPLKGRGKSPHFEILLRGIDHDGKPISPSEFLSHAEHSRLMPAIDRWVIRQTLDLLGKHRTVLTESKSLFAINLSGQSLCDSGFLDFVAGEFVRADIPPQAICFEVTETAAILDMNRAAKFMVALRKIGCHFSLDDFGAGLSSFSYLKTLPIDFLKIDGQFITEILDDEASSAIVEAITRMSHAMGLQTIAEYVENNSIKAHLKEIGVDYVQGFGIARPRLLSDELKSLVALLKPATKSRRA
- a CDS encoding amidohydrolase is translated as MTKTLVVATVLSLLFLVSAPGHTEPDLIAFTDARYDAHSELANRIWHFAELGYLEEKSSALLQTTLAEAGFELETGIAGIPTAFVASAGSGGPVIAFLAEYDALPGITQTASPLRQKIPGQAGSHACGHHLLGTAAVGAAIAVKHWLEQTGSQGTVRLYGTPAEEGGSGKVYMVREGLFDDVDAVLAWHPDDESRVRGYSSLANRSAKFRFHGISAHAASAPEKARSALDAVEAFNFMTNLMREHVPQETRIHYVITAGGHAPNVVPDFAEVYYYVRHPDARMLLRIWERVEAAARAAAMGTGTTMDREIIHGNHALLYNRTLAESMQKNLEKVGGISYNAKEKDYAETIYSTLDQPEHALGSEATIMPIRLENTVGSTDVGDVSWNVPTVELRVATWVPGTASHSWQAVAAGGTSIGIKGVQVAAKTLALTATDLYADPALLARVQKEFQEQRGDDFIYEPLLGDREPPLDYRK